From the genome of Sphingobacterium kitahiroshimense, one region includes:
- a CDS encoding flavohemoglobin expression-modulating QEGLA motif protein, whose product MDQSKAITKAVTSIIQKEPVHIQFSKDSKLVLKRIIPLLLVYRIPVEGKDQMISTLVKSESCSLVGKSSDLDFNAVITPIIRQLIDEFGACQLIEIWQDKEMDTDVAIHISQKSALPIAQKFIKDLESDEQNMFLSTAIKKETKSPKNRDTTPIINPLAEEFKQLLYMGIALKPHYNDVTTGKVYPLILRNYREIFTKSLRKSFLEFIRLYTSLKVSQFRMLKTTELQPLIMEIDQNLASESQKFDFLLLVSPLNTREAWLQFKKDKFLKSPKFRYRPMPIDPELVKRNLYNLRIEDIDDPTIAYLFRDKRKELDAMMTMLIDRGNEGFMHGSLQVFGNVNDNLLETAKAILLVYEQHSKKPVPPKKMINATEFAKLAKEELHYLRQQFPSLETGVRIREDITGIMVNRGVLNISKYYEVEASRAIALIQHEVGTHIVTYFNGKSQPFKLFSLGVPGYEQLQEGLAVFSEYMVNELSGDRLRIIAARVVAVHHMLAGHNFSDTFFLLVDHYHFTEEIAFHICTRVYRGGGLTKDALYLKGLMSIITYIREGRELSPLLIGKIREDYIPIVEELTQRGLLNNPILKPRYLAEPYLQNLEKIKSGDNIFNLSNH is encoded by the coding sequence ATGGATCAAAGTAAAGCGATTACGAAAGCAGTTACATCCATCATACAAAAAGAGCCCGTTCATATACAGTTTTCGAAAGATAGTAAACTTGTTCTCAAACGCATCATTCCGCTACTTTTGGTTTATCGGATCCCTGTAGAAGGCAAAGATCAGATGATTTCCACTTTGGTTAAATCGGAATCTTGTTCTTTAGTAGGCAAATCATCAGATCTGGATTTCAATGCGGTGATCACGCCAATAATAAGACAGCTTATAGATGAATTTGGTGCATGTCAATTGATCGAAATCTGGCAGGATAAAGAGATGGATACAGACGTCGCCATCCATATTTCACAGAAATCAGCACTTCCTATTGCTCAAAAATTTATCAAAGATTTAGAATCGGATGAACAGAATATGTTCTTGTCTACTGCTATAAAAAAAGAGACAAAGTCACCAAAAAATAGAGATACAACTCCCATTATCAATCCATTGGCAGAGGAATTTAAACAATTACTTTACATGGGTATTGCACTGAAACCGCATTATAATGATGTCACGACTGGAAAGGTATATCCGCTCATTCTGCGCAATTATCGTGAAATATTTACAAAAAGTTTACGCAAGAGTTTTCTTGAATTTATCAGACTATATACATCATTAAAGGTATCACAGTTCAGGATGCTCAAGACAACTGAACTGCAACCCCTTATTATGGAAATCGATCAGAATTTAGCTTCTGAAAGTCAGAAATTCGACTTTTTGCTCTTAGTCAGTCCTTTAAATACCCGTGAAGCATGGTTACAATTTAAGAAAGATAAATTTTTAAAATCGCCAAAATTTAGATATAGACCCATGCCAATAGATCCGGAGCTGGTGAAACGCAATCTTTATAATCTACGTATTGAAGATATTGATGATCCGACTATCGCTTATCTTTTTAGGGATAAACGTAAGGAACTTGATGCTATGATGACCATGCTGATTGATCGTGGCAATGAAGGCTTTATGCACGGCAGCCTCCAAGTATTCGGAAATGTCAATGACAATTTACTGGAAACCGCAAAGGCTATACTACTGGTATACGAACAACACAGCAAGAAGCCGGTGCCTCCAAAAAAAATGATCAATGCAACCGAATTCGCCAAATTGGCAAAGGAAGAGCTTCATTATCTCAGACAACAATTTCCTTCACTGGAGACCGGCGTCCGGATCCGCGAAGATATCACAGGCATCATGGTCAACCGAGGTGTATTGAACATCAGCAAATATTATGAGGTTGAAGCGAGCAGGGCCATTGCCCTCATACAGCATGAAGTAGGTACCCACATTGTTACCTATTTCAATGGCAAGTCTCAGCCATTTAAACTGTTCAGCCTGGGTGTACCCGGTTATGAGCAATTGCAGGAAGGACTTGCTGTATTCTCCGAATACATGGTCAACGAGCTTAGCGGAGACCGTCTAAGGATTATAGCTGCACGTGTAGTGGCAGTACACCATATGCTAGCAGGGCATAATTTCAGCGATACCTTCTTCTTATTGGTAGATCATTATCATTTCACAGAAGAAATAGCCTTTCATATCTGCACCAGAGTATACCGCGGTGGTGGCTTAACAAAAGATGCTCTCTATCTAAAAGGCCTCATGAGCATCATTACCTATATCCGTGAGGGAAGAGAGCTCTCTCCTTTGCTCATTGGTAAAATCCGGGAAGACTATATCCCCATTGTTGAAGAATTAACACAAAGAGGATTATTAAACAATCCGATCCTAAAACCACGCTACCTGGCAGAACCTTATTTACAGAACTTAGAAAAAATCAAATCAGGAGACAATATTTTCAACCTTTCAAATCATTAA
- a CDS encoding ATP-grasp domain-containing protein produces MKIAFIINQTHKEKASFTTTLLAYKALLRGHSVYYIGLADFVYLDQDKIAAHARAVHQIDGIADTDQLIDKLRSTAKEKISLRELDIIWLRFDPVLDMINRPWAASMGLQFAQLAQNLGVRVLNNPRALVDAENKLYLENFPEEIRPNTIVTRNYDDVKQFFEEQNNKIILKPLKGSGGKNVFLVNEQESKNLKQIVEVICRDGYLIAQEYLPDAQYGDIRFFLLNGKPLLVNGKYASVHRVQSAGELRSNIHQGAKAQVAEISPALLQMVQKVADKLMQDGMYFVGLDIIGDKIMEINVFSPGALLQASELNGEDYATAIIKDLEETTIKK; encoded by the coding sequence ATGAAAATCGCATTCATCATCAATCAGACACACAAAGAAAAGGCCAGTTTCACAACAACATTGTTAGCCTACAAAGCGCTCCTACGTGGCCACTCCGTCTATTACATCGGTCTTGCTGATTTTGTTTACCTGGATCAGGATAAAATAGCCGCTCATGCCCGTGCAGTACATCAGATCGATGGTATAGCAGATACCGATCAATTGATTGATAAATTACGGTCTACCGCCAAGGAAAAAATATCGTTACGGGAGCTAGATATTATTTGGCTGCGATTTGACCCCGTTCTTGACATGATCAATAGGCCTTGGGCAGCATCTATGGGATTACAGTTTGCTCAGCTCGCACAAAATCTTGGTGTACGCGTACTTAATAATCCACGCGCTCTCGTTGATGCGGAAAATAAACTTTACCTCGAAAACTTTCCCGAAGAAATCCGTCCCAACACGATCGTGACGCGAAATTACGATGACGTGAAGCAGTTTTTTGAAGAGCAAAACAATAAAATTATCCTGAAACCTTTAAAGGGTTCGGGGGGAAAAAATGTCTTTCTAGTCAATGAGCAGGAAAGTAAAAACCTCAAACAGATTGTTGAGGTGATCTGTCGCGACGGTTATTTAATCGCTCAGGAATATTTGCCCGATGCACAATATGGCGATATCCGTTTTTTCCTACTCAATGGGAAACCCCTGCTCGTTAATGGAAAATACGCTAGTGTGCACAGAGTACAATCAGCGGGAGAATTGAGGAGCAATATCCACCAGGGAGCCAAAGCCCAAGTTGCTGAGATCAGTCCCGCGCTACTGCAAATGGTACAGAAAGTGGCCGACAAACTGATGCAGGACGGGATGTATTTCGTAGGATTGGATATTATCGGTGACAAAATAATGGAAATCAACGTTTTTAGTCCTGGCGCACTGCTACAGGCATCAGAACTTAATGGTGAAGATTATGCTACTGCTATCATCAAGGATCTGGAAGAAACAACAATCAAAAAATAA
- a CDS encoding helix-turn-helix transcriptional regulator: protein MEQLNRFDRILAILIQLQSKKTVKAQELASRFEVSLRTIYRDVRSLTAAGIPIIGEAGLGYELVEGYKIPPMMFTKAEITSFVAAEKLVFKFIDKEMKDHFSSAIYKLKAIIRSSDKDWMETIDKHVVMKSISHNQLSSALPNTLTTLFQCIAQKNVLEISYQATYQQEPSVRDIEPIGVFHESNYWYIYAFCLVRNDYRQFRTDRISNIRILDQLQFKQHPDLEQYLAEREKEANFTRVVLHVDPQFAHYLHWERKYFGFKKESLNDGMVEMVFDVKNADMGFARWYMMFGDRADIISPQSLKDTVRSLLKSQAERLA from the coding sequence GTGGAACAGCTCAATCGATTTGATCGCATACTAGCAATATTAATTCAACTTCAATCCAAAAAAACGGTCAAAGCACAAGAACTAGCAAGCCGTTTTGAAGTCAGTTTACGGACCATCTACCGTGACGTTAGAAGCCTGACTGCGGCAGGCATTCCAATCATTGGTGAAGCAGGATTAGGTTACGAACTGGTTGAGGGTTATAAGATTCCTCCAATGATGTTCACAAAAGCAGAAATCACGAGTTTTGTAGCCGCTGAGAAGCTGGTGTTTAAATTTATCGATAAGGAAATGAAAGATCATTTCTCTTCGGCCATCTATAAGCTGAAGGCGATTATACGGAGTTCCGATAAGGATTGGATGGAAACTATTGATAAACATGTAGTCATGAAATCTATTTCGCATAATCAGCTGAGCTCAGCACTCCCCAATACTTTGACGACTCTATTTCAATGCATCGCCCAGAAAAATGTATTGGAAATTAGCTATCAGGCTACCTATCAGCAAGAACCTAGCGTACGTGACATAGAACCGATCGGTGTGTTTCATGAAAGTAATTATTGGTACATCTATGCTTTCTGTTTGGTAAGAAACGATTATAGACAGTTCCGTACAGATCGCATCTCTAACATTAGAATATTGGATCAATTACAATTTAAACAACATCCTGATCTTGAACAATATCTCGCAGAACGAGAAAAGGAAGCCAATTTTACGCGCGTAGTACTTCATGTCGATCCACAATTTGCGCATTATCTACATTGGGAACGTAAATATTTTGGTTTTAAAAAAGAAAGCCTGAATGATGGTATGGTCGAAATGGTATTTGATGTCAAAAATGCTGACATGGGATTCGCACGCTGGTATATGATGTTCGGTGACCGTGCAGACATTATTAGCCCCCAATCTTTAAAAGACACGGTAAGGTCCTTACTGAAATCTCAGGCAGAACGACTGGCATAA
- a CDS encoding DinB family protein, whose product MNTVAVITKEELLKHWLGHRNLTRRTIEKFPEAELFTYAVPGMRTFGELANELISIAVPGLTGIVNRQVEAYAEANKYTSKAAILEVWDQHTEELKHLWAQLKEENFHETFNLFGQYEFPVIENILYFIDNEIHHRAQGYVYLRSLGIEPPFFWER is encoded by the coding sequence ATGAATACAGTAGCAGTTATTACCAAAGAAGAATTATTGAAACATTGGTTAGGTCATAGAAACCTGACTAGAAGAACGATCGAGAAGTTTCCTGAAGCAGAGCTTTTCACTTATGCTGTGCCTGGTATGCGTACATTTGGTGAATTGGCAAATGAACTGATATCGATTGCTGTTCCCGGTTTAACGGGTATAGTCAATAGACAGGTGGAAGCATATGCTGAAGCAAATAAGTATACAAGCAAGGCCGCCATTTTAGAAGTGTGGGATCAGCATACGGAAGAGCTTAAGCACTTATGGGCGCAACTTAAAGAAGAAAATTTTCACGAGACATTTAATTTGTTCGGTCAATATGAGTTTCCTGTCATTGAAAATATTTTATATTTTATCGATAATGAGATTCATCACCGAGCGCAAGGATATGTTTATCTGAGAAGTTTGGGGATTGAGCCGCCATTCTTTTGGGAGCGTTAA
- a CDS encoding SulP family inorganic anion transporter encodes MSAILRYLNPHGKINYRVEILAGLTVAMTMIPESLSFAILAGLSPLTGLYAAFIMGLVTAILGGRPGMISGGAGATVVTLIALISMHGVEYLFATVVLAGILQFMVGAFKFGKFVRLIPQPVMYGFLNGLAVIIFMSQVEQFKIVDSSGVTHWLSGASAYIMLGLTLFAALVVYLFPKISKAIPASLVAILATFLLVYIFKIDTKTVGYIASVKGNLPAFHIPSVPFTWETLTIIFPFALVMGSVGMIESLLTLSMVDELTNTKGNANKEAMAQGTANLVNGFFGGMGGCAMVAQTLVNINAGSRSRLSGIIGALTILTIILIASPFIEQIPMAALVGVMMVVAIGTFQWISFRIITKMPKSDVIVGMLVALITIVLHNLALAVLVGVVISALVFAWDNAKRIRARKTIDEAGNKVYEIYGPLFFGSVAGFLEKFEVNEDPDLVIVDFKESKITDMSAIDAVNKLGYKYKSQSKTLRLRHLSADCKAIMRKANSPVEIEASENDPTYKVMPK; translated from the coding sequence ATGAGCGCAATACTTCGATATTTAAATCCACATGGTAAAATAAACTATAGAGTAGAGATTTTGGCAGGATTGACTGTGGCGATGACCATGATTCCAGAATCATTGTCATTTGCTATACTAGCTGGTCTTTCTCCTTTGACGGGTCTCTATGCCGCGTTTATAATGGGCTTGGTCACGGCTATTTTGGGTGGGAGACCGGGAATGATTTCTGGCGGTGCAGGAGCAACTGTCGTCACACTCATCGCGTTGATCAGCATGCATGGTGTTGAATATTTGTTTGCTACTGTTGTACTGGCAGGTATTTTGCAGTTTATGGTAGGAGCTTTCAAATTTGGGAAGTTCGTCCGACTGATTCCGCAACCCGTGATGTATGGCTTTCTTAATGGTTTAGCTGTAATTATCTTTATGTCTCAGGTCGAGCAGTTTAAGATTGTAGATTCTTCAGGAGTAACACATTGGTTATCGGGTGCTTCAGCCTATATTATGTTAGGGCTTACTTTATTTGCAGCATTAGTGGTCTATCTATTCCCTAAGATTTCTAAAGCGATTCCAGCATCATTAGTAGCCATATTGGCCACCTTCTTACTCGTGTATATTTTTAAGATCGATACCAAAACAGTGGGCTATATCGCTTCTGTTAAAGGAAACTTACCGGCATTTCATATTCCTTCTGTACCCTTTACTTGGGAGACACTAACTATTATCTTTCCATTTGCGCTGGTTATGGGCTCTGTGGGGATGATTGAGTCGCTTTTGACCCTATCAATGGTCGATGAACTGACAAATACGAAAGGAAACGCTAATAAAGAAGCTATGGCGCAGGGAACGGCGAATCTGGTAAATGGATTTTTTGGAGGGATGGGAGGCTGTGCTATGGTGGCACAAACGCTAGTTAATATTAATGCAGGGTCCCGTTCACGACTTTCCGGTATTATCGGTGCCCTCACAATATTGACGATCATCCTGATTGCTTCTCCTTTTATTGAACAGATACCGATGGCTGCTTTAGTGGGGGTAATGATGGTGGTGGCTATAGGAACTTTTCAATGGATTTCTTTCCGTATTATCACTAAGATGCCGAAGTCTGATGTAATCGTCGGTATGCTTGTCGCACTAATTACGATTGTGTTGCACAACTTGGCTTTAGCTGTACTGGTCGGTGTGGTAATTTCGGCACTTGTATTTGCTTGGGATAATGCAAAACGTATTCGAGCGCGAAAAACGATTGATGAAGCCGGAAATAAGGTGTATGAAATTTATGGTCCGCTATTTTTTGGGTCAGTAGCTGGATTTTTAGAGAAATTTGAAGTCAATGAAGACCCTGATCTTGTAATCGTTGATTTTAAGGAAAGTAAGATTACAGATATGAGCGCTATAGATGCCGTTAATAAACTTGGATACAAATACAAAAGTCAATCTAAAACACTTCGCTTACGCCATTTGAGTGCCGATTGTAAAGCCATCATGAGGAAAGCAAACAGTCCGGTAGAGATTGAGGCTTCTGAAAATGATCCGACTTATAAAGTAATGCCAAAATAA
- a CDS encoding glycerophosphodiester phosphodiesterase family protein, with product MIHVLTIFRVLLIVSSILFSVAYGQSDRLLAKLSEKEQHIAAHRGAHKEFPENSIASILEAIRLGVSVVEIDIRSTKDGVLILMHDATVDRTTTGKGKVSQLTYAEIQTLYLRDTPAGAASNCHIPTLKEVLRLCRGKIILDIDFKEENEKYVAKTFELIAAENMEDEVLFFLYDHRLIEKFYKLNPRITLFPRARSMKDLHEILKSKRTSIIHIDESFDNYNELVKLKDQGVILWMNTLGDIDEKALREGSTVYEIFLKKYPYVRIIQTDNPSLWKNMLSGMHRQ from the coding sequence ATGATACATGTATTAACTATTTTTCGAGTTCTGTTAATCGTTTCAAGTATTTTGTTTTCAGTTGCTTATGGTCAATCTGATCGTTTGCTAGCCAAACTGTCGGAAAAAGAACAGCATATTGCTGCTCACCGTGGGGCACATAAGGAATTTCCTGAGAATTCAATCGCCTCCATTTTGGAGGCGATCAGGTTAGGAGTTTCTGTTGTTGAAATCGATATTCGCAGTACCAAAGATGGTGTGTTGATCTTGATGCATGATGCAACGGTAGATCGCACAACAACAGGTAAAGGAAAAGTGAGTCAGCTGACCTATGCTGAAATACAAACCTTGTATTTACGGGATACTCCAGCAGGTGCTGCCTCTAACTGTCATATTCCAACGCTTAAGGAAGTACTACGCTTATGTAGAGGTAAAATTATATTGGATATAGATTTTAAGGAAGAAAACGAAAAGTATGTGGCAAAAACTTTTGAATTGATTGCTGCAGAAAATATGGAAGATGAAGTTCTGTTCTTTTTATACGATCACCGACTTATCGAAAAGTTTTATAAGCTCAATCCTCGTATCACTCTTTTTCCTCGTGCACGGAGTATGAAGGATCTGCATGAGATACTAAAATCCAAACGGACTTCCATTATTCATATTGATGAGTCTTTCGATAATTATAATGAATTAGTAAAGCTTAAAGATCAGGGTGTTATTTTGTGGATGAATACGTTGGGCGATATAGATGAAAAAGCTCTTCGTGAAGGAAGTACTGTTTACGAGATCTTCCTGAAAAAATACCCTTATGTTAGGATTATACAGACGGATAATCCATCTCTCTGGAAAAATATGCTTTCGGGAATGCATCGTCAGTAA
- a CDS encoding purple acid phosphatase family protein, whose translation MILKNLILSLSLCCALYTGTAQPSDRGLYPDRITLTWSDQPSTTQSVSWRINGYATKAVGQVVEEQSSPDLEKSAQTVLGVTSPLKIEGQTADNYGQVSFQGLKPGTIYTYRVGDGKNWSAWNQFRTADVKGDFSFIYLGDAQNDLRSKWSRSIRKAFQQEPNARFIVHAGDLINRSNNDSEWGEWHEGAGFIHQMIPAVPTPGNHEYRRDSMEQLVLDPHWKKHFNLPKNGPKGMQDAVYYLDYQDVRMISLNSQLIMLDSIAAKKQEQWLTEVLASSKAKWNIVVMHHPVYSTAKNRDNTILRERFRPIFEKYGVDLVLQGHDHTYARGTAGKVRPVYLLSVAGPKMYGSDSERWMEVSGAQTQLYQVIRVTDSKLIFSSYKLNGQLFDSFELTHK comes from the coding sequence ATGATTTTAAAGAATTTAATTTTATCCTTGAGTCTGTGCTGTGCCCTATATACAGGAACAGCACAACCGAGCGATCGAGGCCTATATCCTGATCGTATCACGTTGACTTGGTCAGATCAACCATCAACGACACAATCTGTAAGTTGGCGGATAAATGGTTATGCGACTAAAGCTGTGGGGCAGGTTGTAGAGGAGCAGAGCAGCCCTGATCTAGAGAAATCTGCACAGACAGTATTAGGTGTAACGAGTCCATTGAAAATTGAAGGTCAGACTGCGGATAACTATGGACAGGTTTCGTTTCAAGGCCTAAAGCCTGGTACAATCTACACCTATCGCGTAGGGGATGGTAAGAATTGGAGTGCGTGGAATCAGTTTCGTACGGCTGATGTAAAGGGTGATTTTTCATTTATTTACCTGGGCGATGCGCAGAATGATTTACGCTCGAAATGGTCCCGATCTATTAGAAAAGCTTTTCAACAGGAGCCTAATGCACGTTTTATTGTCCATGCTGGCGATTTGATAAACCGTTCAAACAACGATAGCGAATGGGGGGAATGGCATGAAGGAGCTGGATTTATCCATCAGATGATACCTGCTGTACCCACACCAGGCAATCACGAATACCGCAGAGACTCTATGGAGCAGCTGGTCTTAGATCCGCATTGGAAAAAGCATTTTAATCTTCCTAAAAATGGACCAAAGGGAATGCAAGATGCGGTCTATTATTTAGATTATCAAGATGTGCGCATGATCTCTTTAAATTCGCAATTGATCATGCTGGATTCTATTGCTGCTAAAAAACAGGAACAATGGTTAACAGAGGTTTTGGCATCTTCAAAAGCCAAATGGAATATTGTGGTGATGCACCATCCGGTTTATTCAACTGCAAAGAATAGAGACAATACCATTCTTCGAGAACGTTTTAGACCTATTTTTGAAAAATATGGCGTAGACTTGGTTTTGCAGGGACATGATCATACCTATGCACGAGGAACAGCTGGTAAAGTTCGTCCGGTATATCTCCTTTCTGTAGCAGGACCAAAGATGTATGGTTCCGATTCGGAACGTTGGATGGAAGTGTCAGGTGCGCAGACGCAGCTCTACCAAGTTATTCGGGTTACGGACAGTAAACTTATCTTTTCAAGTTATAAATTGAATGGACAATTATTTGACTCATTTGAACTAACTCACAAATAA
- a CDS encoding SusD/RagB family nutrient-binding outer membrane lipoprotein: MNNYFKIIKIALFVSTISFCLWSCKDLTEININPNGVSEEDANPNLLLPTILAGAGSKYNDLSFTDLGGVVQYTQLDAWFDSHNDYEWTGGILSWDAYYGFLRDNELMRRRSEELGLDFHHGVSLVMRAYLFGLITDLWGDAPYTDALKAEQGGVQYNFPKFDRQDVIYKGIIEELKQANTLFSKSNGRYDVLASADIYFGGNVAKWRRFANSLALRYYMRIAEKENTFAKQGIENMLAHPADFPIITSAEDEVLMSFMGNNASDSWPSNTVYDASGSNFRRMKMCATLVDRLQALHDPRIAVWAKKVEIPIEVRTTEPNGTDKIVNGVRIVSPDVVKGIAVDVDAQYVGLPPSGSKNPSAYNLNPSPGQTSMNPHVSYLNDGYKAAKGGILKARLLAASEVSFILAEAAWKGWALPESAKAYYEQGVRNSLATWGKEDAYNVYIQQPGVAFNNTQAQIMEQKWISNWSTATQAWFDYRRTGYPQLKAGPAAIRSQLPLRIPYMQNEMSVNQKNATEALARIEKTAYSQADNENSAWSKSWLLQGTNRPW; encoded by the coding sequence ATGAACAATTATTTTAAAATTATAAAAATAGCATTATTTGTATCCACCATAAGTTTTTGCTTGTGGAGCTGTAAAGATCTCACGGAAATCAATATCAATCCAAATGGTGTTAGTGAGGAAGACGCAAATCCAAATTTACTTTTACCTACTATACTTGCTGGTGCAGGAAGTAAATATAATGATCTCAGTTTTACTGATCTAGGTGGTGTAGTTCAATACACCCAACTGGATGCCTGGTTTGATTCGCACAATGATTATGAGTGGACTGGGGGGATATTAAGTTGGGATGCTTATTATGGATTCTTACGGGATAATGAATTGATGCGTCGCCGGTCTGAAGAATTGGGACTTGATTTTCATCATGGAGTTTCACTGGTCATGCGCGCTTATCTGTTTGGCTTGATCACAGATTTGTGGGGCGATGCCCCTTATACCGATGCGTTGAAAGCTGAACAGGGCGGAGTGCAGTACAACTTCCCAAAGTTTGATCGACAAGACGTGATCTACAAAGGAATAATTGAAGAGCTGAAACAGGCAAATACCCTATTTTCAAAATCAAATGGCCGTTATGATGTTTTGGCAAGTGCAGATATCTATTTTGGGGGTAATGTCGCAAAATGGCGTCGTTTTGCGAACTCATTGGCGTTGCGTTACTACATGCGAATCGCTGAAAAAGAAAATACATTTGCTAAGCAAGGAATAGAAAATATGCTAGCTCATCCGGCTGATTTTCCCATAATTACATCTGCAGAAGATGAGGTTTTGATGAGTTTTATGGGAAATAATGCATCAGATTCTTGGCCTTCGAATACCGTTTATGATGCAAGTGGGAGTAATTTTCGCCGGATGAAAATGTGTGCAACACTTGTTGATCGCTTGCAAGCTCTTCATGATCCACGCATTGCAGTTTGGGCCAAAAAGGTGGAAATCCCGATTGAGGTTCGTACGACTGAACCAAATGGAACGGATAAAATTGTGAACGGTGTACGCATTGTTTCGCCCGATGTGGTGAAAGGTATTGCGGTGGATGTGGATGCTCAATATGTAGGGCTACCACCCAGTGGTTCTAAAAATCCATCGGCTTATAATCTCAATCCGAGTCCTGGACAAACGTCGATGAATCCGCATGTTTCTTACCTCAATGATGGCTATAAAGCAGCTAAGGGGGGAATACTGAAAGCTCGACTACTCGCGGCATCTGAAGTGAGTTTTATATTAGCTGAAGCGGCATGGAAGGGATGGGCATTGCCAGAGTCTGCAAAGGCCTATTATGAGCAGGGTGTACGCAATTCGCTCGCTACCTGGGGCAAAGAAGATGCGTATAACGTATATATCCAACAGCCTGGTGTCGCCTTTAATAACACCCAAGCACAGATTATGGAGCAGAAATGGATTTCTAACTGGTCAACAGCAACGCAGGCTTGGTTTGACTATAGAAGGACGGGCTATCCGCAATTGAAAGCTGGGCCTGCTGCGATTCGTTCTCAATTACCATTACGTATTCCATACATGCAGAATGAAATGAGTGTGAATCAAAAAAATGCAACAGAAGCATTGGCTAGAATTGAAAAAACGGCCTACTCACAAGCAGATAATGAAAATAGTGCATGGTCTAAATCTTGGTTGTTACAAGGAACGAACAGGCCATGGTAA